The following nucleotide sequence is from Thermodesulfobacteriota bacterium.
AAGATTAAAATATAAAAAAGGGAGCGCCTTTTAATTAATCTAAAAGCGCTCCCTGTAATTTATTGTATAAATTTGAAAAATTGACTCTATGCAGATTGTATAGCTCTTCTTCTCATAACTATAAAGCCTATAACTCCTAACATAAGAGCTGTGGCTATGAGTCCCCACTCAGATAGAGTTGGTACATTTCTAGGATGTGCAAATTTTGGTAATACACTTTCTTTGCAGCAAAATCCATCAGTTCCTCCCAGAACACCTTCTACCACTGGAGTTGACCCAATTAATTTGCCATTTCCGGTTGCTTTATCGAATTTATAAAGTCCTCCAGAGAATCTATCTTGCCCATATACGTTGCCAAATGAGTCCGCAAACATAGAAGCAAAATTAACATTTGATTCCTCTCTACTAACATTTGTGGGCCCGACTATGGCTACTGTTCGCTCTATAATATCTATTGCGATAAGATTGTCAGCAGGTATCTCGTCATCATTAGGAACGGCATCACCACCTGATACTGCATAAAACAGACCATCAACCGGGTTAAAAGTCATGTCAGTTGTACTAAACAAAGGTCCATCAATCATAACTACATTGACAACGGCTGGAATATCGACATCTATTCCGTACATAATATTAGGAAAGGCTTCAAATGCCTGCTGGTAGACATATAGAAGACCATCGTCTGCAAAATCACCGGCCGGATAGTTTATCATTTCTAAATTAGCTATTGGACCAAGATCTTCTACAGCTCCATTAGAACCAAGCCTAAATAGATTGGGTGTTCCAACGATAATGCCATATGCAAAATTGTCTGCGCTTCTATATCCGACTGAATTTATAAATCGCCCTGCATTAAACGATGCTACTTCAGTTTGACCAGTAAAAGCATTGTGAGCTAGAGTACTTCCGTCAGTGTTAAATACCTGATAAAACCTATTGTCACATTGAAATGGTATAGGTATCTGAGCATATGATTCTACAGTCAAGCCAATTAAAAGGATTAATGTTATTATTCTTATAATCATTTTTCATCCTCCTAGATGTTTAATTAACAAATATATCCTAACAAGTAACTAGTTAATTGTAAAGTTTAATAGTGCATTCGCTAATACATTTTCTTTATTCATAACTAGAATAAGGATATTTGTGTATAATATCTAAGCTACATTGACACAAAAAATATATTGGGTTCAATAAATGATATGAGTGTTGAATCAATTTACGATAAAATACTTAATTCAGAGCGGGTCACTTGTGATGAAGCTATGGTTTTGCTAAAAGACGCGGACACGATTAAAATGGGCTCTTTAGCAGATTCTGTAAGAAGGAAATTTCATCCAGACGGAACAGTTACATTTGTAGCCGACACTAATCCTAATTATACAAATGTATGTGATACAGAATGCCTATTCTGCGCATTCTGGAGACCCCCAAGTGCTTCAGATGCCTATACGCTGAGTGTGGATAAAGTTATAGATATTATGCGCACCTCGTACCACAACGGTGCCACAACGGTTCTTTTGCAAGGAGGTCACAACCCTGAGATAGATCTGGATTATTATCTAGAGATTGTAAAAAGAGCCAATGAGGAGATCCCCGATCTTCATCTGCACGCATTTTCAGCCCCTGAAGTCAGTGCGATTGCAAAATATACTGGAATATCTACAACTGATGTACTGCAGCAGCTATGGGACGCAGGGCTTAGGACAATTCCCGGCGGCGGCGCTGAAGTGCTATCAAATAAAATTAGAAAAAAAATCAGCCCACTTAAAATAGACGCCGATGAGTGGATGAGGGTAACCAGAGAGGCACATCTAGTAGGCTTTAAAACCACCGCGACTATGATGTTTGGCCATTTTGAAGAAGATGAGCATATTGTAGAGCATCTTGAGCGAATTAGAGAACTTCAAGATGAAACCGGGAACTTCTTGGCATTTATCCCATGGACATTTAAACCCAAAAATACTTTTTTAGAGCGAAAGCTCTCAAGCGAAGTAGGCGGCGATAGGTATTTAAGAGTACTAGCGCTATCGAGAATATATTTAGACAACTTTAAGCACATACAAGGCTCATGGTTCACGCAAGGCAATAAAGTAGGCACTATCTCCATGTACTACGGCGCAAGTGATCTTGGAGGGACACTGTTTGATGAGAATGTATTAACTTGTGCTGAAAACAAGTACCGCTCTAGCTTAGATGAACTGGTTCATATGATCAGATCTGCGGGTTTTAAGCCGGCTCAAAGAAATACATACTATGAAGTTCTAAATAGATTTTAGTCATTATCCTTTTCATAACGATAGATTTTTACTTTCCAAGATTTCCCATTGAATTCTGTTGAGCACCAGAGCTTTGAAAAATACATCATCATAAAATCAAAGAACTCATATGCAGAGCTTGTATAGACTGGGCTTTTGGTAAAGTCCAAAACATCTATAGAATTTAATGCCTGATATTCAGACGGAGAGAGTTCAAAATCAATCCCGCCCTTCTCTATTTCTAGTGTATTTGCAATTTCAGAAATACGAATGTTACCTTGATAATCTAATCTTATAATTAAATATCCAAGAGACGACATGGATCCATCAACAATTTGTGATGCTAAGAATTCATCAAGTTCTGATAAATGCAGTTCTTTGTCCTGAGTTATATCTTTACTCATTTAGATATTATGATATCCGGGCCCTTAGAAAACTAAAGGCCCGGATATTTAACGATTTAACGGTGAGAGAATCTATTTTGTCTAGATGTCGGGATATTTCTTGGAGGTTTGTTATAGGTTCTTTGCTGATAGTTTCTGCTCTTATTATATGAGCGCGTTTGTTTGCTAGAATAAGTCTTTTTATTAGATTTTGACTTGGCTTTGTAGCTAGAATTCATACTAGATCTAGTTTTTTGTTCATACTTGGCTTTATATCTCTTATCTGATCTATTATCTATTTTATGTCTACCATTTTGATTCTGTAGTTGATTTCTTTTTTGGTTGTGGACCTTATTCTTCTGAACCTTCTTTGTAGTTATCGCATCTTCGGGCCTAAACCCTGACTGTGGCCTGTTCTTGTTTTTATATCTATTGT
It contains:
- a CDS encoding IPTL-CTERM sorting domain-containing protein, giving the protein MIIRIITLILLIGLTVESYAQIPIPFQCDNRFYQVFNTDGSTLAHNAFTGQTEVASFNAGRFINSVGYRSADNFAYGIIVGTPNLFRLGSNGAVEDLGPIANLEMINYPAGDFADDGLLYVYQQAFEAFPNIMYGIDVDIPAVVNVVMIDGPLFSTTDMTFNPVDGLFYAVSGGDAVPNDDEIPADNLIAIDIIERTVAIVGPTNVSREESNVNFASMFADSFGNVYGQDRFSGGLYKFDKATGNGKLIGSTPVVEGVLGGTDGFCCKESVLPKFAHPRNVPTLSEWGLIATALMLGVIGFIVMRRRAIQSA
- the mqnC gene encoding cyclic dehypoxanthinyl futalosine synthase, which encodes MSVESIYDKILNSERVTCDEAMVLLKDADTIKMGSLADSVRRKFHPDGTVTFVADTNPNYTNVCDTECLFCAFWRPPSASDAYTLSVDKVIDIMRTSYHNGATTVLLQGGHNPEIDLDYYLEIVKRANEEIPDLHLHAFSAPEVSAIAKYTGISTTDVLQQLWDAGLRTIPGGGAEVLSNKIRKKISPLKIDADEWMRVTREAHLVGFKTTATMMFGHFEEDEHIVEHLERIRELQDETGNFLAFIPWTFKPKNTFLERKLSSEVGGDRYLRVLALSRIYLDNFKHIQGSWFTQGNKVGTISMYYGASDLGGTLFDENVLTCAENKYRSSLDELVHMIRSAGFKPAQRNTYYEVLNRF